A portion of the Legionella antarctica genome contains these proteins:
- a CDS encoding MazG nucleotide pyrophosphohydrolase domain-containing protein has translation MELLNKISALEEEASQFGFKWQSADQIMNQIYSECDEIKEHLEHGSSKANQIALQEEIGDLLHAVFSLCIFCKLSPKVTLGQSLTKFERRLRAVKLIAEERELINLEGLPFDELMHIWDKAKGLVG, from the coding sequence ATGGAACTTTTAAATAAAATTAGTGCTCTGGAGGAAGAAGCCTCCCAATTTGGGTTCAAGTGGCAAAGTGCAGACCAAATCATGAATCAAATTTACAGTGAGTGTGATGAAATCAAAGAGCACCTGGAACATGGCTCTTCTAAGGCGAATCAAATCGCTTTACAAGAAGAAATTGGCGATTTACTCCACGCCGTGTTTTCGCTGTGTATTTTTTGTAAATTAAGTCCTAAAGTAACCCTTGGACAGTCATTAACTAAATTCGAAAGACGATTACGAGCGGTTAAACTGATTGCTGAGGAACGTGAACTGATAAACCTTGAGGGTTTACCCTTTGATGAGTTGATGCATATCTGGGATAAGGCTAAAGGGTTAGTTGGGTAG
- a CDS encoding DnaJ domain-containing protein — protein sequence MNQYDALKVLGLSGQISQDDIKKAYKKACAKFHPDRNPAGLEIMKMVNVAYAVLKAFDGQACVGEDAAQYGDEVANALNQISGLHLIIEICGAWVWVSGDTRTHKEVLKAAGFKWAPKKECWYFRPSDVKRSRSSGKYSMNAIRDKYGSVAFSGAAQAQLA from the coding sequence ATGAATCAATACGACGCCCTTAAAGTTCTAGGCCTTTCTGGCCAAATTTCACAAGACGACATTAAAAAAGCATACAAAAAAGCCTGTGCTAAATTTCATCCTGATAGAAACCCCGCTGGCCTTGAAATCATGAAGATGGTTAATGTGGCCTATGCAGTATTAAAAGCGTTTGATGGTCAGGCATGTGTTGGGGAGGATGCGGCTCAATACGGTGACGAGGTAGCCAATGCATTGAATCAAATCAGTGGATTGCATTTAATCATTGAGATATGTGGCGCATGGGTTTGGGTTAGTGGTGATACAAGGACTCACAAGGAAGTATTGAAAGCCGCTGGTTTTAAATGGGCACCTAAAAAAGAGTGCTGGTACTTCAGACCTTCTGATGTGAAGCGATCCCGTTCTTCTGGCAAATACTCAATGAACGCTATTCGTGACAAATACGGAAGCGTAGCGTTTTCTGGAGCTGCTCAGGCACAACTTGCGTGA
- a CDS encoding antirestriction protein translates to MKTARQQFLIQSQLVSDEQRLAFLPKHLNKEYLSFESSVYRVMDTICGNYNGGYWDFFELGNNGFYMAPHSSESFTIFVHGNGYEGSVSCDAAGIIATTYALNNLAWLTESEELIDKYYSLLDFARQHPEFRQIFAAID, encoded by the coding sequence ATGAAAACTGCAAGACAACAATTCCTCATTCAATCTCAATTAGTTTCAGACGAACAACGACTGGCTTTTCTCCCCAAACATTTAAACAAAGAATACTTAAGCTTTGAATCCTCAGTATACCGTGTCATGGACACTATTTGCGGTAACTATAATGGTGGATATTGGGATTTTTTCGAGCTGGGTAACAATGGTTTTTATATGGCACCTCATTCAAGCGAGTCATTCACTATCTTTGTTCATGGTAATGGCTATGAGGGGAGCGTATCGTGCGATGCCGCAGGGATTATTGCAACAACGTATGCTCTTAATAACCTCGCATGGCTAACCGAATCAGAGGAACTAATCGATAAATATTACTCTCTATTAGATTTTGCCAGACAACACCCCGAATTTAGACAAATCTTTGCAGCAATTGATTAA
- a CDS encoding type II toxin-antitoxin system RelE/ParE family toxin, whose product MKRIIWLGSSYDELLEFSKQAKQVAGYNLDRVQRGLEPADWKPMASIGKGVKEIRIHVENEYRVIYAAQFADGIYILHAFIKKTQKTSQKDLELAKKRFKEIAQYKSEV is encoded by the coding sequence ATGAAAAGAATAATATGGCTAGGCTCTAGTTACGATGAACTGCTGGAGTTCTCTAAACAGGCAAAACAAGTAGCCGGATATAATCTGGATAGAGTGCAACGTGGTTTAGAGCCGGCAGATTGGAAGCCAATGGCTTCCATCGGCAAGGGTGTTAAAGAAATACGAATTCATGTTGAAAATGAGTATCGTGTGATTTATGCCGCCCAATTTGCAGACGGCATTTATATTTTGCATGCATTTATTAAAAAGACCCAGAAAACGAGCCAGAAAGATCTTGAACTGGCGAAAAAGCGATTTAAAGAAATAGCTCAATACAAGAGCGAGGTATAA
- a CDS encoding helix-turn-helix domain-containing protein, translating into MTTHETKGSIFDDLGFDSTEAENLKIRASLMRAIELYIKEHHLTQAMAAKMLGVSQPRISDLKRGLIQKFTIDMLVNMLAKAHVSVSLVINDRVAA; encoded by the coding sequence ATGACTACTCATGAAACAAAAGGAAGTATCTTTGATGATTTAGGTTTTGATAGTACGGAAGCCGAGAATTTAAAAATTCGAGCTTCTTTGATGCGTGCTATAGAGCTTTATATTAAAGAACATCATTTAACCCAAGCCATGGCTGCAAAAATGCTGGGTGTGTCCCAGCCGAGGATTAGCGATTTAAAACGAGGTCTCATTCAAAAATTCACTATTGATATGTTAGTGAATATGTTGGCAAAAGCCCATGTGTCTGTTTCTCTGGTTATTAATGATCGAGTTGCTGCCTAG
- a CDS encoding DUF167 domain-containing protein, which produces MWYVVKNNVIEIRVFAKTNASKSSVISFTDSSMMIALNARAKDGEANKELIKFLSHHIGIPKSSIMLIQGDRCQYKKLSIPLNDVTKKFIYQ; this is translated from the coding sequence ATGTGGTACGTTGTTAAAAATAATGTGATAGAAATTCGTGTTTTTGCTAAAACTAATGCAAGTAAATCTTCTGTCATTTCTTTTACAGATTCATCAATGATGATTGCACTAAATGCGCGAGCAAAAGATGGGGAAGCAAATAAGGAATTAATTAAATTTTTGTCTCATCATATTGGAATTCCAAAGTCATCTATTATGCTTATTCAGGGTGATAGATGCCAATACAAAAAATTAAGTATTCCTTTAAATGATGTAACCAAAAAATTCATTTATCAATAA
- the traI gene encoding conjugative transfer relaxase/helicase TraI, translating into MLSMQVKPINNPKYYFAKENYYFTNQLTTEWVGLSAARQNLVGEVDVHALEAVVGGVLPSGDVIGLKSLSGEIKHRGGYDLTFSAPKSVSYLALVCEHKEFVDLHLNAVKTVLKLIEREAAEARKSGKEGMEYEKSGNLCFATILHDTSREQDPQLHVHALLMNFTERLDGKWRALASDISRNHGTMEWIMDNQIFLGLVYRSEIAVGLKNMGLEIEQTGDAHGLFEIKHFDKELLTQLSKRRAQVEEQIKGMHSDSLKAYDRATLDSRKRKEVIDPEVLRERWNKESEALGVNPSTYLATLKEQTRTTHAIKDNQPKSQELGMGVFDAIAHLEEKKLKFTYQELLQTSLHFSLGEQGFDALIQQIDTALNTQQLIALDTEDTCFTTYKLINKEQALIKKISNFTPQKNAIVRDMNKVKKLTDNESIQKGVTQALFHKEGVVRIKQESATSRELLSTLIDYAQTSKNIRVLSPSALSALSINQDMTKSAPSLWQWILSIGKQDLCETVAGFNYRHESDHRLPFFKSKKERELLIVDESQRLSPDEMNTLLSIADRRAAKVVLLEKSQSLSGFKSDIPGLLDKAQVKTFKVEDRPLRTTNINLIEVREKDARILKTATLYSSIPLNQRDNTRVLTASKLEAKEVNDAIRKQLKEQGEISSDEKTINTLSRLSLTDSEKKLAKSYQKDWVLIQNTRNESKKFTVISVNEKDNQLVVRNHKGGISHLSTKNITQSMQIYEQTPLSVGIGDKLVATGSLSFEGVKIGTQYEVSAFTRHGIKIKNGKNTIHLLTSTEKHFPLNHAYAKTLYANDFKPVVRTIITLPAYALRQNTLSLLSESSKEELQIITDDVDKANRYALKTTPQTSAISLTLEAAKTNHGAHIIDNATTNELLTTLENALDLLSGEKPIKSEAEKALQFAIAHLSEREAAFERAEVLEVALHKAIGKSGFNELDSVLDRVIKSGDLISGMQNLLTTKEAVAFEESIINTVRAGINTLKPLMSGDEARSQLEQANLTKGQKEACELITTTADQFIMIQGYAGTGKTTMNRTAIDTIEHAKSMVPGGIDIVAVAPTHQAVKEMKALGIQAQTLKSFLIAEEQEPTLTNKSLLLLDESSMVSNRDCASLVQKIKDSGARCALLGDINQHQSIESGKPSKILIQEGSISVATMDELVRQQVVGYKKAIETLIGGDTDKALAQLAALPLVSIERNKENSPYHEIKCSVMETGKKDDEHQHEPSKQEANETPLEQLKHNSPIEMAVGDYLSRTPACRDNTIVIIHENKKRESANTLIRDALMEESSLGSENKSFPRLLSTNYTTAELYYCETYRDCLKKEGEYFLKKGDHYFKVVSIDESAKVVVLNDTKGNKTVFVPEKENKDWKIELFQSKPGKISVGEKIHFKKSDKAIGRFANERVQVTDVGDESFTVKDSQGANHVLLKKEMKDSHWDYSYTATSYSIQGASSPFVIGVAETRNAKVNHLRSFYIMATRGSQHAMIYTDNYNKLQKQLRVTPEKTSALESLNRLNTDNKAKTHKSPSMAPNSSGFKLKIKSQTPQYDANIVSQNLSHHAELVIQSLLGEPNRALSSKTEYRYGTNGSLSFCLTGEKRGTWFNFETMEKGNMLHLIQKTLNLNFKESLEYGAKLTGDDLKESIKAMDKQPNHYNKKHNIKEGKQDDYGMQLVRESKPIKGTIAETYLKEIRGIHNTSGENLRFHPNVYTQKSEEIKYRPALLNIARDKDNKIVAVEAIYLDKETANKPLMNIKDKKSYGSKAGAGVILNEGQGTESVTYLAEGVVTGLSIRDAVQNERVIASLGKGGFLNIHMDLLTDKVVLCLDNDGKPIKEDTVIIQAIERLKQHGKTIEIAIPKWEKDFNDVNKSSGVQGVIDTLNKAISVDKILLNPNKIDMNQDQIKKCLETISQKMKLEIPENKNQSIEKIKSLQREEMEIY; encoded by the coding sequence ATGTTAAGTATGCAGGTAAAGCCTATTAATAATCCTAAGTATTATTTTGCTAAAGAAAACTATTATTTCACGAATCAGCTAACCACTGAATGGGTGGGCTTAAGTGCTGCGCGTCAAAACCTTGTAGGTGAGGTGGATGTTCATGCACTTGAAGCAGTTGTTGGCGGTGTTTTACCAAGCGGTGATGTCATTGGCCTGAAATCCCTTAGCGGTGAAATCAAGCATCGTGGCGGTTATGATTTGACCTTCTCCGCACCTAAATCCGTGTCGTATCTTGCATTAGTCTGTGAGCATAAAGAATTTGTAGATTTGCACTTAAATGCGGTGAAAACCGTATTGAAACTCATTGAGAGGGAAGCAGCCGAGGCACGCAAGTCAGGGAAAGAAGGTATGGAGTATGAAAAGTCTGGAAATTTGTGCTTTGCAACTATTCTGCATGATACCTCAAGAGAACAAGATCCCCAGCTTCATGTGCATGCGTTGTTGATGAATTTTACTGAGCGTCTTGATGGCAAGTGGCGAGCCCTTGCCTCTGATATCAGTCGCAATCACGGCACCATGGAATGGATTATGGATAACCAAATTTTTTTGGGGCTAGTGTATCGCTCTGAAATTGCTGTTGGTTTAAAAAATATGGGGCTGGAAATAGAGCAGACAGGGGACGCTCATGGTTTATTTGAAATCAAACATTTTGATAAGGAACTCCTGACGCAATTGTCCAAACGCCGCGCACAGGTTGAGGAACAAATAAAGGGCATGCACTCTGATTCCTTAAAAGCATATGACAGGGCAACTCTGGACTCCAGGAAGCGCAAAGAAGTAATCGACCCCGAGGTATTACGTGAGCGCTGGAACAAAGAAAGCGAAGCTCTGGGCGTTAATCCATCGACTTATTTAGCTACTTTGAAAGAGCAAACTCGTACTACTCATGCGATAAAGGATAATCAGCCTAAGAGTCAAGAGCTTGGCATGGGTGTGTTTGATGCCATTGCTCACTTAGAAGAAAAAAAACTTAAGTTTACTTATCAGGAACTATTGCAGACAAGCCTCCATTTTTCATTAGGTGAACAGGGTTTTGATGCACTGATTCAACAAATTGATACTGCCCTTAACACACAACAGCTCATTGCTCTTGATACGGAAGATACTTGTTTTACGACGTATAAATTAATTAATAAAGAACAAGCGCTTATTAAAAAAATATCAAACTTTACGCCACAAAAAAATGCCATAGTACGCGATATGAATAAGGTAAAAAAATTAACTGATAATGAATCCATTCAAAAGGGTGTGACACAGGCCTTATTTCATAAAGAGGGGGTTGTTCGAATCAAACAAGAAAGTGCTACATCACGAGAGCTCCTAAGCACTTTAATCGATTATGCCCAAACGTCAAAAAACATTCGAGTACTTAGCCCCTCAGCCCTTTCAGCACTAAGTATTAATCAGGACATGACCAAATCAGCGCCCTCCTTATGGCAATGGATTTTGTCTATTGGAAAGCAGGATTTGTGCGAAACAGTTGCAGGCTTTAATTATCGTCATGAGTCAGACCATAGACTGCCCTTTTTTAAAAGTAAAAAAGAGCGCGAATTACTCATTGTGGATGAGTCACAGCGCCTTTCCCCTGATGAGATGAATACCTTATTATCCATCGCGGATAGACGTGCAGCCAAAGTGGTCTTGCTGGAAAAGTCACAATCCTTGTCCGGCTTTAAATCAGACATCCCAGGCCTTCTTGATAAAGCTCAGGTAAAAACATTTAAAGTTGAAGACAGGCCGTTGCGCACCACCAACATTAATCTCATTGAGGTGCGAGAAAAAGATGCGCGTATTTTAAAAACGGCCACGCTCTATAGCTCCATACCTTTGAACCAGAGAGACAATACACGGGTATTAACCGCATCGAAGTTGGAAGCCAAAGAAGTGAATGATGCGATTCGCAAACAGCTAAAAGAGCAGGGTGAGATTTCATCGGATGAAAAAACCATTAATACCTTGAGCCGACTTTCTCTGACCGACAGTGAGAAAAAATTGGCTAAAAGTTATCAGAAAGATTGGGTATTAATTCAGAATACGCGCAATGAATCTAAAAAATTCACCGTGATTAGTGTCAATGAGAAGGATAATCAGCTCGTGGTGCGTAATCACAAGGGGGGAATCTCACATCTATCCACTAAAAACATCACGCAATCGATGCAGATTTACGAACAAACACCATTATCTGTTGGGATAGGTGATAAATTAGTAGCCACAGGCAGCCTTTCTTTTGAGGGAGTAAAAATAGGGACGCAGTATGAAGTATCTGCGTTCACTCGCCATGGAATTAAGATAAAAAATGGAAAAAACACCATTCACCTACTCACGAGCACCGAAAAACATTTCCCGTTGAACCATGCTTATGCCAAGACCCTGTATGCCAATGATTTTAAGCCAGTTGTTCGAACCATCATTACCCTGCCTGCCTATGCTCTTCGTCAAAACACCCTGTCATTGTTGTCTGAATCAAGTAAAGAAGAGTTGCAGATTATTACTGATGATGTGGACAAGGCCAATCGATACGCACTGAAAACTACCCCTCAAACTTCTGCAATATCCTTGACTTTAGAAGCTGCCAAAACAAATCATGGCGCACACATTATTGATAACGCCACAACCAATGAGCTACTAACAACACTTGAGAACGCCTTAGACCTATTGTCGGGTGAAAAACCAATAAAAAGTGAGGCTGAAAAAGCACTGCAATTTGCTATTGCCCATCTTTCTGAGCGAGAAGCTGCATTCGAAAGGGCAGAAGTACTCGAGGTTGCACTTCACAAGGCTATTGGGAAGTCAGGCTTTAACGAATTGGATAGTGTGTTAGATAGGGTAATAAAAAGCGGTGATTTAATTTCTGGAATGCAGAATTTATTGACCACCAAAGAAGCGGTGGCTTTTGAAGAATCGATTATTAATACAGTTAGGGCAGGAATTAACACGCTTAAACCGTTGATGAGTGGTGATGAGGCACGCAGCCAATTAGAACAGGCGAATCTTACAAAAGGACAAAAAGAAGCCTGTGAGTTAATCACAACTACAGCGGATCAATTCATTATGATTCAGGGCTACGCGGGAACGGGTAAAACAACCATGAATCGAACGGCCATTGATACCATTGAACATGCAAAATCAATGGTACCTGGTGGTATTGATATCGTTGCAGTAGCCCCAACGCACCAGGCGGTGAAGGAAATGAAAGCATTAGGCATCCAGGCACAAACCTTAAAGAGTTTTCTTATTGCAGAAGAACAAGAGCCTACGTTAACCAATAAATCACTACTACTTCTTGATGAATCATCGATGGTATCCAACCGAGATTGCGCAAGCTTAGTCCAAAAAATTAAAGATTCGGGTGCTCGTTGCGCTTTACTGGGAGATATCAATCAACATCAGAGTATTGAGAGCGGAAAACCAAGCAAGATATTGATTCAGGAGGGTAGTATTAGCGTGGCCACTATGGACGAGCTGGTAAGGCAGCAAGTCGTAGGTTATAAAAAAGCCATTGAAACCTTAATTGGTGGGGATACAGACAAGGCTTTAGCTCAATTAGCAGCGCTACCCTTAGTTTCCATTGAACGAAATAAAGAGAACAGTCCTTATCATGAGATTAAATGCTCCGTTATGGAAACAGGTAAAAAGGATGATGAGCACCAACACGAACCCTCAAAACAAGAGGCTAATGAGACTCCTTTGGAGCAATTAAAGCACAATAGCCCCATTGAAATGGCAGTAGGGGACTATTTATCCCGTACCCCTGCTTGTCGTGATAATACCATTGTTATTATTCATGAAAACAAAAAAAGAGAGAGTGCAAACACTCTTATACGTGATGCTCTAATGGAAGAATCCTCTCTGGGCTCTGAAAATAAGTCATTCCCCCGACTATTAAGCACGAATTACACCACCGCAGAACTTTATTATTGTGAAACCTATCGTGACTGTTTAAAAAAAGAGGGCGAGTATTTTTTAAAAAAAGGGGATCACTATTTCAAAGTGGTATCAATAGACGAATCAGCTAAAGTAGTGGTTTTAAATGATACCAAAGGAAATAAAACAGTATTTGTACCTGAAAAAGAAAATAAGGATTGGAAAATCGAATTATTTCAATCAAAGCCAGGAAAAATCTCTGTTGGTGAAAAAATACATTTTAAAAAATCAGATAAAGCTATAGGACGTTTTGCTAATGAACGGGTGCAAGTGACTGATGTAGGGGATGAGTCCTTTACAGTAAAAGACAGCCAAGGCGCCAATCATGTATTACTAAAAAAGGAAATGAAAGATTCACATTGGGATTATAGTTATACGGCCACGAGTTACTCTATTCAGGGGGCTTCATCTCCTTTTGTTATCGGAGTAGCTGAAACCAGAAATGCCAAGGTAAATCATTTACGTTCGTTCTACATCATGGCAACTCGTGGCTCACAGCATGCCATGATTTATACGGATAATTATAATAAATTGCAAAAACAACTTCGTGTCACTCCAGAGAAAACATCTGCATTAGAATCATTAAACCGTCTTAATACTGACAACAAAGCTAAAACACACAAATCCCCATCAATGGCTCCAAATTCATCAGGTTTTAAACTCAAAATCAAGAGCCAGACACCTCAATATGATGCCAATATCGTGTCACAAAATTTATCACACCATGCGGAGCTGGTTATTCAATCGTTGCTTGGAGAGCCTAATCGCGCGCTGTCTTCAAAAACTGAATATCGATATGGCACAAATGGCAGTTTAAGCTTTTGTTTAACTGGGGAAAAAAGAGGAACATGGTTTAATTTTGAAACCATGGAAAAAGGAAATATGCTTCATTTGATTCAAAAAACATTGAATCTAAACTTTAAAGAAAGTCTTGAATATGGTGCAAAATTAACCGGTGATGACTTAAAAGAAAGTATTAAAGCGATGGATAAACAGCCTAATCATTATAATAAGAAACACAATATAAAAGAGGGAAAACAAGACGACTATGGCATGCAATTGGTACGGGAATCCAAACCTATAAAGGGTACGATTGCAGAGACGTATTTAAAGGAAATTAGAGGGATACACAATACTTCTGGTGAAAATCTTCGTTTTCATCCTAATGTATACACCCAGAAATCTGAGGAAATAAAATACAGGCCTGCTTTGCTAAATATTGCACGAGACAAAGATAATAAGATCGTAGCCGTTGAGGCAATATACCTGGATAAAGAGACAGCTAATAAACCTTTAATGAACATAAAAGATAAGAAATCATATGGTTCAAAAGCAGGTGCCGGGGTTATCTTAAATGAAGGTCAGGGAACAGAAAGTGTCACTTATCTCGCGGAAGGGGTGGTCACTGGGTTAAGTATTCGAGATGCCGTACAAAATGAACGCGTTATAGCCTCTCTTGGAAAGGGGGGATTTCTTAATATCCATATGGATTTACTTACTGATAAAGTAGTTCTTTGTCTTGATAATGATGGGAAGCCCATTAAGGAGGACACAGTAATTATTCAAGCCATTGAGCGATTAAAACAGCATGGGAAAACCATAGAGATTGCCATACCAAAATGGGAAAAAGACTTCAATGATGTAAATAAATCCAGTGGAGTACAAGGTGTTATTGATACGCTGAACAAAGCGATTAGTGTCGATAAAATCCTGTTAAATCCTAATAAAATAGATATGAATCAAGACCAAATAAAGAAGTGTCTTGAGACCATTTCTCAGAAGATGAAACTTGAAATTCCAGAGAATAAAAATCAATCCATTGAAAAAATTAAATCGTTACAACGAGAAGAGATGGAGATTTATTAG
- the traD gene encoding type IV conjugative transfer system coupling protein TraD → MNNESNYKHYTRGGQISFHNLRMWFQINKALFHVYLFIWAGLSVLLTCIVAPHGMISQTLSYHGAHFYHLAGIPHQFSIPVKGGYALQTVEQILNNHYFSATSDRLVSLFLQSTLWGFPLSLIVALLVSRYFIYRGKVQTQNQFIRGASLVPSETLKKQIIKQGKASDLNLDGFPLLHGAEVQHFLVHGTVGMGKSQLIMKLMDCLRARGDRVIVYDKGCTFTQAYFQEGHDVLLNPFDARCANWDLWLEAPKDELLENMAESLIPMHGENDPFWVNAARTVFACLASRMREDKERSLSKLLGLLVTGEFSELEPYLAGTAAATLVSNKIEKTAISIRSVITTYLKSMQSLSGLEESGRSPFSIRDYLLNKDLEGWLFISSNGEQHKSLKPLISMWIAMASLTLLSLPEDANRRIWFICDELPSLHKLPLLGETIAEVRKFGGCFLLGMQSFSQLEKVYGRSGAAEIFDLLNTRAFFASPSHEMAQLVSKELGDEEIDDTRENYSYGANSIRDGISLGKNRITRPLVTYPEVMGLDPLTCYLRLPGQYPITKLELHYQKRDAKASGFISRTLPSTPACNANLKNTPVVNDTTDNRFDVQAPANTKRVERECDMESIFQ, encoded by the coding sequence ATGAATAATGAATCCAATTACAAACATTACACCCGAGGCGGCCAGATTTCATTTCATAATCTGCGCATGTGGTTTCAGATTAACAAAGCACTCTTTCATGTGTACTTATTTATTTGGGCAGGATTAAGTGTTCTATTAACCTGTATTGTTGCACCGCATGGAATGATAAGTCAGACATTGTCCTATCATGGCGCTCATTTTTACCATCTAGCTGGGATACCCCATCAGTTTTCTATCCCTGTTAAAGGAGGGTATGCACTACAAACAGTGGAACAGATACTCAACAATCACTATTTTTCTGCAACTTCGGACAGGTTAGTGAGCCTGTTTTTACAATCGACTCTATGGGGCTTTCCCTTGTCGTTGATTGTGGCACTTTTAGTAAGTCGATATTTTATTTATCGAGGGAAGGTGCAAACGCAAAATCAATTTATTCGAGGAGCGAGTTTAGTGCCCTCAGAAACGCTTAAAAAACAAATAATCAAACAAGGAAAAGCATCTGATTTAAACCTGGATGGATTTCCTTTGTTACACGGTGCAGAGGTGCAGCATTTTTTGGTGCATGGCACGGTCGGCATGGGAAAAAGTCAGTTAATTATGAAATTGATGGATTGTTTGCGGGCACGAGGCGATCGGGTGATTGTTTATGATAAGGGGTGTACGTTTACTCAGGCCTATTTTCAGGAAGGGCATGATGTCTTACTCAATCCTTTTGATGCACGCTGCGCTAATTGGGATTTATGGCTGGAAGCCCCAAAAGACGAACTACTGGAAAATATGGCAGAAAGCCTTATTCCAATGCATGGAGAAAACGATCCGTTTTGGGTTAACGCAGCACGTACCGTATTTGCCTGCCTTGCCAGTCGAATGCGAGAGGATAAGGAGCGTTCATTATCCAAGTTGTTAGGTTTACTTGTAACTGGCGAGTTTAGTGAGCTGGAACCTTATCTTGCTGGCACGGCTGCCGCGACTTTAGTCAGTAATAAAATAGAAAAAACAGCCATTTCTATTCGCTCGGTTATTACAACTTATCTTAAATCAATGCAGTCGTTAAGTGGTCTTGAAGAATCAGGACGAAGCCCCTTTTCCATTCGTGATTATCTATTAAATAAAGATTTGGAAGGTTGGCTTTTTATATCAAGCAATGGAGAACAACATAAATCTTTAAAACCGTTGATTTCCATGTGGATTGCTATGGCATCCCTAACCCTCTTAAGTTTGCCAGAAGATGCAAACAGACGCATTTGGTTTATTTGTGATGAGCTGCCCAGCTTGCACAAATTACCCCTGCTGGGTGAAACCATTGCCGAAGTCAGGAAATTTGGCGGTTGTTTCCTGCTGGGAATGCAAAGTTTTAGCCAGTTAGAGAAGGTCTATGGTCGTAGTGGGGCTGCTGAAATTTTTGATTTGCTCAATACTCGTGCCTTTTTTGCAAGCCCTAGCCATGAAATGGCACAGCTTGTAAGTAAGGAGCTGGGGGATGAGGAAATTGATGACACCCGAGAAAATTATTCTTATGGAGCCAACTCCATTCGTGACGGTATTTCGCTAGGTAAAAATCGTATAACGCGTCCCTTGGTGACTTATCCTGAAGTTATGGGACTTGATCCACTGACCTGTTATCTGCGCTTGCCTGGTCAATACCCTATTACTAAATTGGAACTTCACTACCAAAAACGAGATGCAAAGGCCTCAGGTTTTATATCTCGAACCCTACCTTCTACTCCTGCATGCAATGCAAATCTTAAAAATACGCCTGTTGTTAATGACACAACAGACAATCGTTTTGATGTTCAGGCACCAGCTAATACTAAGCGAGTCGAGCGTGAGTGCGATATGGAATCCATTTTTCAATAA